In the genome of Denticeps clupeoides chromosome 13, fDenClu1.1, whole genome shotgun sequence, one region contains:
- the gosr1 gene encoding Golgi SNAP receptor complex member 1 isoform X1, giving the protein MAGGNSNYWEDLRKQARQLENELDLKLVSFSKLCTSYSSSRDGRRGDSSDTTPLLNNSTQDRMFDTMSVEIEQLLAKLTAVNDKMAEYSSTPGVTSLNAALMHTLQRHRDILQDYTHEFHKTKTNFLALREREDLLGSVRKDIETYKSGSGVNNRRTELFLKEHEHLRNSDRLIEDTISIAMATKENMTSQRGLLKSIQGRVNTLANRFPAINNLIQRINLRKRRDSLILGGVIGFCTILLLLYAFH; this is encoded by the exons atggcaggaggaaacagCAACTACTGGGAAG ATCTGCGGAAGCAGGCCAGGCAGCTGGAGAACGAGCTGGACCTGAAGCTGGTGTCCTTCAGCAAGCTGTGCACCAGTTACAGCAGCTCCCGGGACGGCCGGCGGGGAGACAG CTCGGACACGACCCCACTGCTTAACAACTCCACCCAGGACAGGATGTTTGACACCATGTCTGTGGAAATTGAACAGCTTCTGGCAAAA CTCACGGCAGTGAATGACAAGATGGCCGAGTACAGCAGCACTCCCGGTGTGACGTCCCTCAACGCCGCGCTGATGCACACGCtgcagagacacagagacatcCTGCAG GACTACACTCATGAATTtcacaaaaccaaaaccaactTCCTGGCCCTCAGGGAGCGGGAGGACCTGCTGGGGTCCGTCAGGAAAGACATCGA GACATACAAGAGCGGCTCAGGGGTGAACAACAGAAGGACGGAGTTGTTTTTGAAAGAGCACGAGCATCTCAGAAA CTCAGACAGACTGATCGAAGACACAATAAG cattgccatggcaaccaagGAGAACATGACCTCACAGCGAGGCCTGCTGAAGTCCATACAGGGCAGGGTCAACACCTTAGCCA ATCGTTTCCCTGCCATCAATAACCTCATTCAGCGGATCAATCTGCGAAAGAGGCGGGACTCATTAATTCTGGGCGGAGTCATCGGCTTCTGCACCATCCTGCTGCTCCTTTATGCGTTCCACTGA
- the gosr1 gene encoding Golgi SNAP receptor complex member 1 isoform X2, which yields MAGGNSNYWEDLRKQARQLENELDLKLVSFSKLCTSYSSSRDGRRGDSSDTTPLLNNSTQDRMFDTMSVEIEQLLAKLTAVNDKMAEYSSTPGVTSLNAALMHTLQRHRDILQDYTHEFHKTKTNFLALREREDLLGSVRKDIETYKSGSGVNNRRTELFLKEHEHLRNSDRLIEDTISIQGGSPLSSLKHTHLWTDSGLSLLMAELHSSRSS from the exons atggcaggaggaaacagCAACTACTGGGAAG ATCTGCGGAAGCAGGCCAGGCAGCTGGAGAACGAGCTGGACCTGAAGCTGGTGTCCTTCAGCAAGCTGTGCACCAGTTACAGCAGCTCCCGGGACGGCCGGCGGGGAGACAG CTCGGACACGACCCCACTGCTTAACAACTCCACCCAGGACAGGATGTTTGACACCATGTCTGTGGAAATTGAACAGCTTCTGGCAAAA CTCACGGCAGTGAATGACAAGATGGCCGAGTACAGCAGCACTCCCGGTGTGACGTCCCTCAACGCCGCGCTGATGCACACGCtgcagagacacagagacatcCTGCAG GACTACACTCATGAATTtcacaaaaccaaaaccaactTCCTGGCCCTCAGGGAGCGGGAGGACCTGCTGGGGTCCGTCAGGAAAGACATCGA GACATACAAGAGCGGCTCAGGGGTGAACAACAGAAGGACGGAGTTGTTTTTGAAAGAGCACGAGCATCTCAGAAA CTCAGACAGACTGATCGAAGACACAATAAG CATTCAGGGTGGTAGTCCTCTGTCCTCGTTGAAACACACCCATCTCTGGACTGATTCAGGACTCAGCCTACTTATGGCTGAGCTGCATTCATCACGTTCGTCCTGA
- the trarg1a gene encoding trafficking regulator of GLUT4 1, translating into MEPNTDSGLEAPTHREGGPNQPPESHETEKLLSVITTEPGGNGVKTSSSFTLNVGPDKDTDADQNGHSVPLRSGSTGHLEGAPLSPSRGSLSRTSSTGNAAQDQQKPKDYLIWVILSCFCPSWPISIIALVYSIMSRNSLQQGDVDGARRLGRLARLLSIVAFIVGLLFIIAYTVVAVS; encoded by the exons ATGGAGCCTAATACAGATTCTGGGCTTGAAGCGCCCACCCACAGGGAGGGGGGCCCAAACCAGCCACCGGAGTCCCACGAGACCGAAAAACTTCTCAGTGTCATCACCACCGAGCCTGGGGGCAATGGGGTGAAGACGTCCAGCTCTTTCACCCTAAACGTGGGCCCGGATAAAGACACGGATGCAGACCAGAATGGCCACAGTGTGCCCCTGAGGTCGGGTTCGACTGGGCACCTGGAGGGGGCACCTCTGTCCCCGTCCAGGGGCAGCTTGAGTCGCACCTCCTCAACTGGCAATGCTGCCCAGGACCAGCAGAAACCCAAAGACTATCTCATATGGGTCATTTTGTCCTGCTTCTGTCCATCCTGGCCCATCAGCATCATTGCGCTTGTCTATTCAATCATG TCCAGAAACAGTCTGCAGCAGGGGGACGTTGATGGGGCGCGGCGTTTGGGACGCCTGGCCCGCCTCCTCAGCATCGTCGCGTTCATCGTGGGCCTGCTGTTCATCATCGCCTACACGGTGGTGGCAG TTTCGTGA
- the aipl1 gene encoding aryl-hydrocarbon-interacting protein-like 1, whose product MEDAMLLGVEGIRKTILHGGTNAVPRFSAGTKVTFHFRTQLCDDERTVIDDSKKVGVPMEIVIGNMFKLDVWETLLSSMRIGEVAEFWCDVTHTGLYPIVAKSLRRIAEGKDPVDWHIHTCGMANMFAYHSLGYDDLDELQKQPQPLYFVLELLKVQQGNEYNRESWALSDEERLKAVPVLHGQGNKLFKLARYEEACNKYKEAIICIKNIQTKEKAWEAPWLKHEKMVNTLTLNYCQCLLRMDEYYEVIEHTTDIINQHPGVMKAYFLRGKAHMEVWNEAEARADLLKVLDLDPGMRKPVNKALAVLTMRMEEKKEEDRLMCKGMFRQQQPKEREKETEGEEDIEQPEVSEYQEDPEQEESKERPDDTKQHKDTDEEKKTQQQRDTEEQEDTDEEKEAEQEEETEEQEDRAEEIGTEQQEKEAEQEEETEEQEDRGEEIETEQQEKEAEQEEETEEQENRAEEIGTEQQEKEEEQEEETEEQEDRDEEIETEQQEKEAEQEEETEQQKDRDEEIETEQQEKEAEQEEETEEQKDRDEEKETDQQDDRRIKETENEDTLQ is encoded by the exons ATGGAGGATGCGATGTTGCTCGGGGTGGAGGGAATCAGAAAGACCATTTTGCATGGGGGTACCAATGCAGTGCCCAGGTTCTCTGCCGGGACGAAG GTAACGTTTCACTTCCGCACTCAGCTCTGCGATGATGAACGCACCGTTATTGACGACAGTAAGAAAGTGGGGGTGCCGATGGAGATTGTGATTGGGAACATGTTCAAACTGGACGTGTGGGAGACGCTGCTGTCATCCATGCGTATTGGCGAGGTGGCGGAGTTCTGGTGTGATGTCACC CACACTGGCCTATATCCCATAGTGGCTAAGAGCCTCCGTCGCATTGCAGAGGGCAAAGACCCGGTGGACTGGCACATTCACACCTGCGGCATGGCCAACATGTTTGCCTATCACAGCTTGGGATACGATGATTTGGACGAGCTGCAGAAGCAGCCGCAACCCCTCTACTTtgtgctggagctgctgaag GTCCAGCAGGGGAATGAATATAATCGTGAGTCGTGGGCTTTGAGCGATGAGGAGAGGCTGAAGGCCGTGCCGGTGCTGCATGGCCAGGGCAACAAACTGTTCAAACTGGCACGATACGAGGAAGCTTGCAACAAGTACAAGGAAGCCATCATCTGCATCAAAAATATTCAGACAAAG GAAAAGGCGTGGGAAGCTCCCTGGCTGAAGCACGAGAAGATGGTTAACACTCTGACGCTGAACTACTGCCAGTGTCTCCTCCGCATGGACGAGTATTATGAGGTCATTGAGCACACAACTGACATCATCAACCAGCACCCAG GGGTAATGAAAGCGTACTTCTTGCGGGGCAAAGCGCACATGGAGGTGTGGAACGAGGCCGAGGCCAGGGCAGATCTACTCAAGGTTCTGGACCTGGACCCTGGAATGAGGAAGCCAGTAAATAAGGCTCTGGCTGTGCTGACAATGCggatggaggagaagaaggaggaggacagGTTGATGTGCAAGGGCATGTTCAGGCAGCAGCAGCCTAAAGAGcgagaaaaagagacagagggggAGGAGGATATAGAGCAGCCAGAAGTGAGCGAGTATCAGGAAGACCCAGAACAAGAAGAAAGCAAAGAACGGCCAGATGACACCAAGCAACACAAGGACAcagatgaggaaaaaaagacacagcagCAGCGTGACACAGAGGAACAGGAAGACACAGACGAGGAAAAAGAGGCAGAGCAGGAGGAAGAAACAGAGGAACAGGAAGACAGAGCTGAGGAAATAGGGACAGAGCAGCAGGAAAAAGAGGCGGAGCAGGAGGAAGAAACAGAGGAACAGGAAGACAGAGGTGAGGAAATAGAGACAGAGCAGCAGGAAAAAGAGGCGGAGCAGGAGGAAGAAACAGAGGAACAGGAAAACAGAGCTGAGGAAATAGGGACAGAGCAGcaggaaaaagaggaggagcaggaggaagaaaCAGAGGAACAGGAAGACAGAGATGAGGAAATAGAGACAGAGCAGCAGGAAAAAGAGGCGGAGCAGGAGGAAGAAACAGAGCAACAGAAAGACAGAGATGAGGAAATAGAGACAGAGCAGCAGGAAAAAGAGGCGGAGCAGGAGGAAGAAACAGAGGAACAGAAAGACAGAGATGAGGAAAAAGAGACAGATCAGCAGGACGATAGAAGAATAAAAGAGACCGAGAATGAAGACACACTACAGTAG